CATGCtgtatatctttaaaataaatgtatcctGTCCATTACAAAATTGTACTTATAGATTAAATTTGTAGAGATTGtatattcaattacaaaataataattagtatctAAATGTTATGATTCACATCATTGAGATATACTATAAAGTTCTTAAGAAGCCTTTTTCTAATTACATTAaatgctttataattattataactcaTTTATATAGcgaagataattataaaaaaaaaacaaagttttcgTGCCGATAAAGATCGTTTGCAGCGTAGATAACAATGTGCGATTAGTCTGttaaaaaacaatgacaaatgCCTCATGGATATCCTACTTCCAAAGCGTAGGTAcgtattataatatcaatattattacgCAAAAAAGTGGTTTCAAAGTCCGGTCTGAGTCATACGACCTTTGAGCACACATGACACACGTAATACGTGATATGCCAACAGTTATCACAACTAAAACTACtttattagtaaaattattgtgcGGAACATGAAAGCATTTAATGCCTTGTGCCACGACATACCACTGGCAAAGTCAATTAGTAAAAAGTTACGCCATAATCTAAGTAATTCAAACAGCATATcagtaatacaaaaataaaaaaaaacattaaatggtAATATAAAAATGGTGATTACTCAATCTTGCTAGGACCTTAGTATGAAGTAATctctttttgtaaattaaagcATTCCTGGCCTATCGGTCTCTTGATTTCCAGATTTCTCGAAGAACATGAAatcctgaaaattaaaaagccaGTTACACGTCTTAAATGCTTATAAAGCACATACATCAAATGAATAGATAGCCAAGCAAATGCGTCGCGTAAGATAAATGATTCATAAATATCCGCagacaaaaaaacatcatttgaGAAATGAGGgtatactgtattttttaattttgaaggaAGCATAGCAGTAGTATCTTTAAGATCAAATATTTCAGACTTGCAAATACAATATACTTACAATAAGGAAGCAGGCTCCAAGGAGAACCGCTTTTATCTTAACATCCAAGTCCATGGGGAATGTTATGCCAAAATAATCTGAATCAGTAAACGCCTCCCGCGCCAAACCGGaccattgttttgttattttacccACTTTCGTTTCGCCATCTTTAGAGTAGACCTGGAATgtacgaaatttaaattaaaactattttattacaacacGAAGAACTGGCAAGcatatttggtttttaattatgattatgacAACTACTAGTGCTCACGCAATATGTGTATGTCAAAAGAAGACAACTTACATAGAATTCTACATCTCCACAAATAGAGAAAGTGCAAATAGGCCCTTTTATTCGAAGCACAACGTCGCCGACTTCATTTTTTATGACGTAGCATGGTTTGCAGATGGACCATTCCTGTTCAATAGATCCGATGACTGTGCCAGGAGGGGAGGTCACCTCCATGCTTTGGAGCCAGCATGGACACCAGCAGGAGTCGCAGGCCAATGGACGGCGGAGATTTATCACCTGAAATAAGGGTGTTTGCTCTTAGAcgttaataagaaaaaatatgtaataaaagtaaagcctgcaaaaacaacaatattactAAGGTCCAGTGATTTCAGATTATACTGCCAGTAAggctttaattgtatttaatttactttatttcgcTGTCTGCAATGTTATGTTATCGCGTTGTACTTAAAATGTGGTAAACTTACCTCATTTCTGTAATTGTCCATGATTTTCATGTCAAATGGTCTCATGGGCCCACAACAGTTTCGCGTGCAACAATCATTGTCTTCAACAGCATAATATACTTTCTGACCAAGACTGTTCTTTATGgtatatttgttgtttgtttcaaaACCTACAAATGCTTCCAAAAGTTCCACTTTTTGATGTACAAGTAGTTGGTCAATCATAGAAAGGTATTCCAATCCCGGTGGACAGTTCGCGAGCCCTTGAGGAATACTCATCCATCCACCtgaaaaagcaaatatttttagtatcttGCTGgccaaaaaatgtttatgaaaacacAACAATACTcacataaaaatagaataaaatatataatataattatttaaaacgttgACAGCCACAATACAATACCGACAacacaatgtaaaataaaacagatatgGTTTTAGTAAACACCCTCCACCAAACTACGATCTGTATGAAACTGCAACCTTATCTCTTCATCAGACAAGAATTTTTCATAACCACTCGAGCGGGATTTGAATACTCTATTACAAATTCGATTGAAGCTTCTCTTGACGCTAGAGATACTTAGTGTTTCTATGTAAACACGGTTATCTCTGAGCTCAGCTATAGCAACACACTTCCTTTTGTTAACGTAACACTTAAACCTTGACCACTTAGTACGCTTTTTGGTGGTTTGCTCTGCTACATCTAATAACATTGtcttgcttttaaataattaattttaagtaaacttgAAGAGGTAATGATTGCTTGCTTACGAGAATGTGACTGTAATAAAGTgcaataacaacatttattatcAATAGTCACAAAGCTGGGATATCatttgcacaaacattcaacaccCTTATCTTACAGATGTCAACAACACTTATTTATAAAGAACAAATAAGACATTGCCTGAGTATTGTGCCTAATAGATTTTGATTAGAAGTAAACTAGGTATACCATGTATGATATATATTCCAGGGTTTTAATATTTCAGCAGAAcaaagatattttcaattagtttataattgtaaaactatacatatacctattatgtagatatagttttattttaagtcacaCTGCTGAcgagttttataaaataaactagcGGCCTGTCTGTCCTTACTTCGCACGGATGCAATGCTGAAAACTTTTctggccccaattccgctattagCGATTGCCGAATGAATAATTTTCGTTTTCTCTTAAGCACTTTGCACACTCAccgtcaatacaatgaatttataTACAATACCGGTGGAAATCGAACACACGACCGTGTTTACAAAAAATCCGAAAtcgttgttttaaaacattttactacaACTACTATAACAACTAACCGTTTACGCAGCGTAagctttcaataaataaaatccaccGACcatcaactttttttaaagcCCCGTTTAATGTTGATATACTAATGAATAATGCACTAAAATTTGATGTCTTTCTCATTACTTACTGCTCCGCTCCTATTCGTTTTGTcgtgataataattataattaaattagtatatatatagccttcctcgataaatgtttaagaaaccagaaagaattttcaaatccaaaata
This sequence is a window from Trichoplusia ni isolate ovarian cell line Hi5 chromosome 8, tn1, whole genome shotgun sequence. Protein-coding genes within it:
- the LOC113496467 gene encoding phospholipid scramblase 1 isoform X2, coding for MSIPQGLANCPPGLEYLSMIDQLLVHQKVELLEAFVGFETNNKYTIKNSLGQKVYYAVEDNDCCTRNCCGPMRPFDMKIMDNYRNEVINLRRPLACDSCWCPCWLQSMEVTSPPGTVIGSIEQEWSICKPCYVIKNEVGDVVLRIKGPICTFSICGDVEFYVYSKDGETKVGKITKQWSGLAREAFTDSDYFGITFPMDLDVKIKAVLLGACFLIDFMFFEKSGNQETDRPGML
- the LOC113496467 gene encoding phospholipid scramblase 2 isoform X1; protein product: MSKPYAPNFPQSHGYAPPPEKHESYPLNPQMGYPGPPPGPMHPSGPSLPPGAQPLPGMQSGFQPGFQPGFTPGFQPGFQPGYPHPQGGYAQSGYPQPGYGPVVQQPGPQVPPGGWMSIPQGLANCPPGLEYLSMIDQLLVHQKVELLEAFVGFETNNKYTIKNSLGQKVYYAVEDNDCCTRNCCGPMRPFDMKIMDNYRNEVINLRRPLACDSCWCPCWLQSMEVTSPPGTVIGSIEQEWSICKPCYVIKNEVGDVVLRIKGPICTFSICGDVEFYVYSKDGETKVGKITKQWSGLAREAFTDSDYFGITFPMDLDVKIKAVLLGACFLIDFMFFEKSGNQETDRPGML